The Microcystis aeruginosa NIES-843 sequence CCCCCTTCATCTGCTCATTTTCCACTGCCTTTCGGGGAGCCGCTCGGTGAGTAACCAACAACAAAAAAGCCACTCCAGCAACAATCCCAAACCTCTTTAGGTACTTGCTAAACTTAACCATGATTCCCGATTAATCCCACCAAGATATTTGATAATAGTATTAAGTAGGGAGGCCAAATTATTTGTAGGATGGGTTAGCGGTAGCGTAACCCATGCAGGCGTTGGGTTTCATGCTTCAACCCAACCTACGTTCATCTTATATTTAATTCCACCCACCCACTTATTTTAGTCCGATTTTTAATATTCAGTTCATCATCAGCAAGACCTATTTAGTTATACTAAATCCGTTTATTAAAAACTGATTATCAGTGAACTGGGGTATCGGGTGTATTAGGCTCCCCTAACACACCCAGAAAAGATTTTAGGGAAAATTAACCGACTACGCAGAGAATATCCGATGCGTGACTAGCGGTATTCACTTTGTCATCCACATGGCTAATTTTGCCTTCTCCATCGATGATATAGGTGACGCGCTTAGAATAACCACCCCCATCGACATCATAAGCTTTGGTGATAGCACCATCGGTATCTACGAGCAATTGGAAGGGTAAACCGTATTTTTCTTTAAATTGTGCATGGGAACCCTGGTCATCCCTGCTCACCCCGAAGACTACTATTTCCTTGTCTTGGTATTGTTCGTAGTTATCCCGGAAGCTTTGCGCTTGCTTGGTGCAGCCGGGGGTATCATCTTTGGGATAGAAGTATAAAACTACGACTTTACCTTGAAAATCCGACAGGGAAACGGTTTTTCCAGTATCGTCGGTGGTGGTAAAGTTCGGTGCGATTGTTCCAACGGTTAAAGCCATAACTCCGATTCCTTTACAAAAGTTAATCTATATTGATCATAAGGGATGAGGGTCACAAACAGGGTGTCGGAATTATGAATTATGAATTATGAATTAGGGTGATGGGGAAGTGGGGAAGTGGGGGGGTGGGGAAGTGGGAGCCAGAGCATTTGTACGACTATTTTCCACAGGCAGTTTAAATACAGTGCAACTGAGAAGACGAACAACAAACCTCCAGAATTTGTCCTAGGATAATATTTGTCAGCTAAGAGGGGGATAATATGGGGACATTCTGGTTAAAAGTGAGAACTTTTGGGCAAAATATCTTAATCGGTTTAGTTTTAGTGCTATTAATTGGTTTTTATCACAGCATCAGCGCTAAATCTGCCTCATTAATGATTGTTTATCCTCCCGATAATCATCAAACCACGGCCTCGAGAATCTTTTTTATTGGTTCTGCTCCTCCATCCGGTCAAGTTTTGCTCAATAATCAACCGATTCAACGCAGTGCTAAAGGATATTTTGCCCCTAGTTTTCCCCTAGAAGTTGGCGAAAATAATTTCACTATTCGCTATCAAAACCAAACTATTAATCGTCAAATAATTCGTCGAGATACTCAAGCAATTATTCCCCAAGAATTAGCTTTTGCTGATAACTCTCTCAGTCCTTCTGTCAATAAGACGAGGTTAGTGGGGGAATGGATTTGTTTTAGTGCGATTGCCACTCCCCAAGCTCAGGTTTCTGTGCAGTTAGGAGATAAAATCTTACCTCTTTTACCCCAACCTCAAACCACAAAACTGCCTAGTAATGCCGCAGTTTTAA is a genomic window containing:
- a CDS encoding peroxiredoxin gives rise to the protein MALTVGTIAPNFTTTDDTGKTVSLSDFQGKVVVLYFYPKDDTPGCTKQAQSFRDNYEQYQDKEIVVFGVSRDDQGSHAQFKEKYGLPFQLLVDTDGAITKAYDVDGGGYSKRVTYIIDGEGKISHVDDKVNTASHASDILCVVG